Part of the Antennarius striatus isolate MH-2024 chromosome 6, ASM4005453v1, whole genome shotgun sequence genome, CAGTGTCAAACAATTTGCTTATGTGCAatttatcaaaattaaaaacaagtgtATAATTTATGTGACATATTTACTTTacttgacagttttttttaattctttatagtccagaaaaaaaacaacaacaacaacattttacTGCGCTCTGGAATAGCTCATTctatcaaataaataattttactttGTATGTTAATCCCTCCTGGTGCTTTCGCTTCTGTACCTTAAGTTTTGTGAAATTGTGAGGGTACAACTGTAACATCTTGACAGAGCATTTTTATGGTAGTAAAACGTATGACCGACTCTTCCACcatgggttcaaatccagatACTCTTCTCAAGATTGTTTTCACCCTCTACTTTAGCTTTAAACTTTTCCACTTCTGATGCCCGTGTCCTTACCATGGACCCCTGTGTGCAACCATTCCTTTGTGACTGATGGATATACACAGCTTTTGTTTATCTTACCAGGGCTCTCAGTGCTCTGCTCATGGGCTAAGGAAAAgctggaggaaggaaggaaaggcaAAGAAGTCATTCTTTCCAAGCTTTCAGGACCAGACTGAGACCAAGTTGTTTTGGGGGTTGTCTGCCCAGCATGAGAGACATCTATTGTCAGATTAGTTCCAGAGGATGGGGGGCTTTTGAACATGTACTTGTATGGAGAGGGGACATGGGGAGAGTGGGAGTAAAATTTGAATTTCTGCTAAACTACGTCACACCAGCAAAGAATGTGACAAAGAGACACTTTGATAGCTTCATGGGACCAGGATTGAGCATAGCTTCTCCATGGTGATTATATGTATTAGGGAGCATTAATCACTGTAAATCTATCCACCGACATGTTTCATTAACTTCAGAGTCACCACAAAGCGCATAAAGTTCTTTGTTGTGTCTAAAATTTTTGTCTAAAACCTTATTTTCCTTAAGCTATTTGATGGTTCCTGGAGGGGTTGATTTgtaaaaaatttcaaaatagaatCAACTACAGTCCCGGCAGAAAACAGGAATTTATGTATGATGGTAAATGGCATGGTTGAATATTTTTAGACTGTCTTGGGAAGCAGTGGTTTATGGAACAGAGTGAAGAAACAGGTGAGGTGAGCTTCTTAACGTCTAGACAGCAGAGAGATCTGAAAAAATAAGTGTCATGGATGTGGTTTGGAcacaaatgcagtatttttaaTCTAAATAAAATCctacaatataatataaataatataaataaaatcctaCACCAGGAATGGACAAACAGGCATAACCGACCAGCAATCCTGACAAGTAGGACAAGAAGCTACAATCTGGCAGCGAGCTGAAGTCTGAGCAGAGCTCAGTGAGTAAGTGGAGCCTCAGTGGAGATGGAAGCAGGTggtgcagcaacacaggtgacaggaatgagtgggaTGAGTGGGAGTGAATTCAGCATACAGAGGAATGTATGCttgatatattttatatttctgatgAGACACACCAGTGTAGCGTTGGTGTCGGTCCCAAGCCTGTATAAATAGAGAGGTAGGGACAGGAAGGACATCCAGAGGAATACTATTGCCAATTCAAATATCCAGATCCCAAATACAATACCCATACCAGATCGGGCGAGGCCCAGGTTATGGATAATAGCCACTCATACTGTTCACAAACAATGTGCCAGTGGAAAATATGCTACTGTAGGGCGGagtaagaaaagaggaaggcatCCTATCCTCTAACCGTGGCCAGCAGATGAAGTCGGGTGTAGGACTGTCCATGCACTATGATGTTTGAAGTCAGGAACAGGAGAAATAACAGCTAGGAGAAAGGATGATGTGGGTGGAGCTGCCAGGcgagaggagaagaagataaGAAGTAAGGAGAttgatggatgtagtgagggaggACACACAGGTGACTGGTGTGAGGAAGCAGGATACAAGAGACGGATGGTGGAAGACGATGATCTGCTGTGGTAAACCCTAACAGGAAACCTGTCaagaggacaggaggagaagaagacgagGATGTTATGTTTTACTTCATGGAAGTCATTACACAAGTCATTACACAATAAGTAATAACATAGTAGGTGCATCAGGAGACACAGATGTCTGTgatttattaatattcatttttatattaGACAGAGGCACtcaatattattataataatgaatatttatgttGTAAATTAGAGCCCAAATACtttttcaattaatttattaatccaCAAATTAAGAAAATGAAGATTTGACAGTTCTAAAAGCTCACAAGTGATATGTGCTGCAATAATTGCTAAATAATATCAGTTTGGCcttgaaaaaaataagtaatttgacaaaatgacaaattaattacGAGAATAATCATTAGACTTCATGAAATCCAAGTAGCAATTTTCTGTTATTACCTTTTGCAGTAatcattgtacagtaaatttAAGAGCTTTTTAGTCATGACATTAACTGGCTCATCAGCTCGTGAACAGCTTCCAGATATAGTTAGTGATACTAAGAAGGCAACTCAAATAATAGAAATGTCGCTCTAAGGAAAGATCACAGGTTgagtcatctcatttttatctctCACATCGTTAACATCATTACTGTGTCTTATATATCATACGTTTGTTCCCCCCATGTCTCATGTTTCCGTCTGTCTTTCTACACGTGGTGTGTCAGTAGGCTTGAAATGTAAAATTGTTATTCAATCTCTTTGTTGAGAGATTGGAAACCGTTTGGTCTGTAATGTAAAagataaactttttttaaaaatctggatattaaaatatgtagttTGATAATTATGAAAACCACAAAACTAAATGCGCTAACTTTGATGCATAAGATCAGAGGTTgtgttaattaaaattttaactttGCAGATTTAATAAACTAATATTGCAAAAACTACAACTGAGGTTTAACCGTTTGTTCTACATTGGCAGCATGgattgtcatttttaattaaatttttaattaaaaattttttttttaattatttgtcttGTTTCATCTCTTTTATACAAGGTGAATCATGTGTTATTGGATGAGTGATAGGTACTGATTCAAATAAAACTTAATAGCCCAGTATTTTATACTGGGTTATCTATCACAGGCACATGTTCAAAGGCACATAATTACACTTCAATGCAAGACCAAATTACTAGTACTTTTTCTCAATTATTTTATCAATAAGATAAACCATAAGCCACAAATATCCACACAGATAGATTAAAAAATTGATTTCATACCAGCTGCTGTGAATGGCTACCAGAAGCAGTGTGAGaacagatgttttaaaatagaaaGGCAGAGAAAGATGAGTTGAAGTGGAACAGATGATGACGTTTCTTTCTGGTGAGAAGCTCAAATACTCTAAACCGTTCATCTGTGTGGCTTCTAGGACATGTAGGACAAAGACCAACGGGCTGGTTGGTTCTTCTGTCTCCATTtgtatcttatttttatttatattttttttattacagaatataatTTGCTCATAGTATTCAAACAGCTCTGAGAAGACAAGTTCCAAGTCAAAACTGGCAAATGGCTGAAATATGATGTCTCAATGTTCCTGGTTTGGGTCGCTCTGCCAGCTGGTGTTAATGTGACACAGGCAACACAATGATTTCCAACACATCTGGAAACAAATGTCTGAAAACTAGCTTTCATCAATGACAAGTCAAAGGAAACGCATCATTGTGTTGTATCTCTTTACAACACGTATACAAAAGCTgcttaaacattcaaacatattttagatactgtctgaacagaaaacaaaaggaagatgACTACAGGTCTgctaaaagaaaagagaggtgTTTTGTGACCATAAAGGGGGAAAAGAGATAAAGAGAACTAAAGAAGACCTTTTATAGCTTCTTACACACTCATACATATCATTGTTGTATGATTTAATGCAAAAACAAGTGTGTTTTGTCAAGTGTCCAGAGGTACAGAACAGGATTTCCCATGATTGAATTGACAGTTTCCCTTTGCAAGGAACGGATCAGATGGGGAGGATGAGGTATAAGGCGAGGAAGGAAATTTAGTTGATATTGTTCGGGACTCCAGTTGGTGTGTTTCATTGTTACTGAAGTGGCTGAGGTAATGGGAGAGTGTGGCTCAGTGAGTAAGACTGTGTTCATGTGAATGGAATGGAACCCAAGTGACTCATGAAAGGTCACGAATAATCAGGAATCGTAAAAATTGGACTtcagtttttgtctttgtctataacacacacacacgcgcacacacacacacacacacacacacacacacacacacacacacacacacacacacacacactacactacatacATGTCCTACATGCATGCAAAGTTTCTaagaagatattttttaaactcattCTAAAAGGATTGAAATTTGGTACATAAACTGGAATGGGGTAGAAGTAGCTTAGTCCACTACGTCTTGGTCTGGGGACCAAAGGGTGGTTGGTTCAAGGCCCACGTGGACCAAAAAATTGCAGAATATGAACTGGCACTgcagaggtgccagttcacctcctgagtactgccgaggtgcccttgagcaagccaTCGTccccctacaagttgctcattagggctgCTTGCCGCTCCACCTCTCATCTGCATAACGCTGacaggccgtgtgtgtgtgtgtgtgtgtgtgtgtgtgtgtgtgtgtgtgtgtgtgtgtgtgtgtgtgtgtgtgtgtgtgtgtgtgtgtgtgtgtgtgtgtgtgtgtgtgtgtgtgtgtgtgtgtgtgtgtgtgtgtgtgtgtgtgtgtgtcacgggcCTGTACACTTATATACTTGTGTGACTAACAGCAAAATTAATAACACTGAAGTGGACAAATCATTTCCCCTGGGGCatatatgtcaaagtcaaggccctgGGGCCAGATCTGAGAGCAGAGGGTTGAAGGCAGAGTGCATGTTCACTAAGGTAAAAGGCAAACCTGTGCGTCTTCTGTTTGGAGAAAGTTTGGctgtaatgaaagaaataaaatgcacCATGAAACGTCTCAGAAGCACACAGGAAGTTCGTTTTTGTCTTGTGTgcctgttgaaaaatgttttcacttcaaATTACTGACAGATtcataagaaaatattgctttattctaGGGCCGTCAGTTTAACGCAtcaattagattaattaattacgctgcaaatgaACGCGATAtaaattaatcgcgagtggcaagtcaatgcgcaagcattttaaatttgaggGACCCGAAGGATGCAGTGACGTCCCTTGAGCGACTATTCAAAaccagggtgactgacaacagagatggatgagacacaggagagcgaggcaagcccactcggacttttgggcggaaagtttatttatgaaaagaaCACGCAATTGACTAGTGGGGCAGTAGTTGCTCGGAGGTAGAGTaatcgtcttgaagacggatcgagtcccgctcccgccagaataTCTGTCGGAGCGTGAAAAGTCTTTtattcttggtgtattctattgattagtcatgcactacaattttgcaatgtcctagaattcaaactctttatttgggggcctttagcaggtatgagattaaaatgcaattaattcgattaattaattacaaaaatcttgtaatttttttttttttaatcgcctgacagcactactttattcatttaatcattaaataatatacactcttGGTTTAATAGGCTATGTGCAATcgtttcaatatgttttaataaacctTGAACCATCCAGCCCTCGACTTGAAGCAACTTTAGTTTTCAGGCCCTTTGTGTATTTCACTTTTAACATCCCTGCTCTAGGGGGATTGATATAGTTCATGTACTTATTTCTAAACTGGAACAAAATCATAagttttgtgtgtggctctctAAAACAGCGAACCAAATATCGCTATTAGAATAACTACAGTGCAGTACTGTATTTGTCACTCTATTCCTAAACCAGCCCCGCGTGCTCACGTTTTTCATTCTGTGACGTAATTTCCCCGGAAGTACAGTCAGAAGCCGAATGACCCTGACCAAAACAAATATGGCGACCGGCTAAGCGACGGTAAAATTATCGAACAAATTGTTATGCTGTTAGGTTTTACAAACAAAATAGTTAAGAAAAATGTTAGTTGAACTCATGGGATATTTCTGTGACGCTTTTTaacgaaaagaagaaaaaacaaaaccggAAAACTAAACGGAAGTTTCTCCGTCGTTTGAACGTAAACATCCGCCTCGCCTTCACGCGTGCCTGTTAGCTCGGCGCTGGGTGCAGAGGGCAAGTAATGGTGCGTTTAACGTAACCAGCAATGGTGGTAGTGGCCGATTCAAATGCTACAGGACGAGCTAGCGCTAGCATGTCTCGCCCTGGACGAATAGAGAGGTCGTGGACTTTGCCCGGAGGACAAGCTGGGAGCTCCGAGAGGTGAGGACGCTGAGCCACAACACACAGCCACCATGGGTTTGGTTCACTTGGTCATCTCCAGCGTAGGGAAATGTCTGGACGCAGTTTGCTTGATGCTGGACGTGAACTTCCTCATCGTGCACACGGTGGTCCAAACGATCCTGGCTACAATCACGTTTGTAACCAGCCTGCCCACCCTCTTCCTCAACCTGGTGATGGACTGCGTGGACCTCCTCGTGTTCGGACTGGTGTCCGCGGCAGAAGCCACCTCAGATGTCGCCCACGGGACAGTCAGCGTGTTGTGGGGCTTGGTGCTGTCTGTGGAGGGGCTGCTGGAGAGCCTGAAGATGGTGGGGTACCTGTCCATCCACGTGGTGCTTCGTGGGAAGGAGCAGCTGTGTCGAGGTTTGCTGTCCTTGCTGGAGGGCTGCGGCATCGCCGCCAGTCTAGTCGTCTACTTGACCAACACTGTGATCAATTTTGCACTCATCGCTACCCAGAATGTTTACGTGGCAGTGGTCAATGTGTGTCAGATGCTCTCCAGTCCACTGCAGAATGTGCTGGAGCTCTTGCTCACTTCCTTCACCTTCCTGTACAGCAGCCTGGTTGGGACGTCTACTTTCCTGTGGTCACCCTGTAAGCTGGTGCTGGACTTTGTGGTTTCCCTGGTCCATatgttcatcagcatcttcatcctGAACACCCACGGCCTCCTCCTCACCGTCACGATTGCTCTGATCACCACTGCCTACCTGAATCCAGATCAGACGCGAGCGATTGCTGTACAAGTTATGCAGTATATCAACACTTTTCCTGCTCTGCGTAGACTTTATCTGACTCTTCACCACCTCGCTTCCACCGTGTGGGGTGCTCCAGATTTTATGCGTGGCATCATGCTGAACCTTCCCAGGATTCTCCATCAAGTCTACCTGTTGGAAAGGGGACTGATGCAGCAGCTGTCGCAGCTCAGCAGCCAGCTAGCGTGGAGGACGTGGTTTCACGGCAACAGAGTGCGTGGCGATGGTCACCCTGGGGAGGAGCAGCGGGACCCACCGGATGGAAGATCGGGAGACACAGACCACCATGAGGTACCGGGGTTAGTTCCCCTCTCAACAAGCACAGCCAGACAACGGAGGGAGGAGTCTTTGTCGTCTTCATCAGGCAAAGGCAGTAAACCTATGCCCACTGAAAATCTGCTAAACCTGTTGAAGGagcaggaggacaggaagaagTGTGTCATCTGTCAGGACATTTCCAAGACGGTGGTGTTGCTGCCCTGCAGGCACCTGTGCTTGTGCAGAGACTGCACCAACATCCTGCTCAGGCAGCCCGTGTACCAACAGAACTGCCCGCTTTGTCGCCGCATGATCTTCAACACGATGGACGTGTATCTATGAGGGACCAGTGACAGTGGGTCTGAGTGGGTTGGAACACACAGAACAGACTTcatatttttctacttttgcgatgatgatgatgatgatgatgatgtatgtCCATTTTGGAGTTTGTGTTGAGTAATAGGTCTGGTAATAGGGCacatttttgttcttgaaaataGTAAAAACTTCATTCCATCTTTCAGTACTTTCCAAATGTTATTGTCTGACTCTTGAATTCAGTTACACACTTATTTTGACTAAAGCTACCAGTTttcaaaaactgtaaaatgaacAGTAAAAACATTACCAAGTACATggaatttattttacttcataGATAATACTTGTTTGTAATACCAATTATTCATTATGTATTTTTGTGGATTTATTATCAGTAGCAAAGAGAATGCTATCAgacaaatcatttaaatttgggTTTGAAAACAatctaaaaacataaaaataaagtgaacGTGCTCTGAAAGTAAACTACATGCTATCTTTAtgtagaatgaatgaaattgacGTCATTATAATTTCAATCATTCAAGGATTAAAATACCATTACTACAGTCTTCTGCCATTCacaggttttttgttttattttactagTTGTTAGCAGCAGTGCTCATTAGAAGTAGAAACTGCTctcaaaagtggaaaaaaaaattttttttgtttttaaacactGCCTGCGCTGAGGCTTTCATATCCATCATATTTTCTGGGATGGGTTTGGGATGCTGGCATTGAAGTTAAAATGTTCTAGTTTTGCCATGTTGACAGTCAGGTCTTGTCGTGATGGTAACCCCGTCTCTGATGCTGAAACGTTTCCCCTGAAAATGTGCTTTCcattagctaaaaaaaaaatccaacttaCACCATACTTTAAGTGATTCTTCTCTGTGTAAAGACATTATTCTAAGAGGGaccatgtttgttttgtcatgATTATTCTATAAATGACGGCCACCGGTTGTAGACCTAAAGAGGAAAAGAACAGAGCTAAAGGGGACAAAAGGTTTTCTATATTTAGGGGAAGTGATATTGAATCAAAATGAAGGATACGTCATATCCCAGTCTGACCCGATAAAACACAGCTATATCTGTTTATTTGTTCTATTGATAGGACTTATTCCAGTCTTCCATTAGAAGCATGTGTCAGTCACCACCAACACACAATCCATAAAAGGTTTACTCTTTCCTTTGTAATTGTGATAAAACAGGTTTGTGTTGAATAAAAGGAGTATAAACTAATAATGATTTACAATTTCATTAGCTTTTGCTTCACATTTGTTGCAAGCAAGCCTGAAGTGATATTGATTAGCCTTTGAGTTTACGGGGCGTCAGTGTGTCACCACCACCattcattttagttttgtttctcCTAAGTGTTCAGTGACttgaaaaaatgacatttattatttgTGACCATACTTTTATACCAGTTACTCTCTTCATACCTGTAGTTTATATGACACAGTGCACATCATATGAAACAATGTGATTTAAAgacatgaatgtattttcatttttttcgtTTTTGTAAATGGtatgactgcaacatccctggATGATctgttataataaaaataaaaaaaatctctattcTGAGCTCCATCACAGTTATGTGCCTAGAATGATGATGAAGTGCAGACATGTTTGAGcaaaatatgtataatatgGAATGGATGTGACTGAAAAATAATcctttaaacattaaattttaTTGCAATGGCTGTTATGTTCTGTCTTATAAAATCCGTGTTTGGTGTGTGAACATAAAGTGGGCTTCACGTTAAAATTTTGAAAACAGGGCGAATGTTTTTGGTTGAAACATTGAAATTCCTTCCAGGCGTTCTTGACATTAGTACCTTCACTGAGTAGACCTGAAACATAATACCACACCTGCTGCTGGCCAACAGGCAGAAaagcttcattttttattattattattattattgtaacacAGGATCTTCTTACTTTGACAAGTCAAAAGCTGACTACAGAATCACATTTCCATTGGAACGTCAGACCAACAGAACCCATGTAAACTCAAGTTTTTAGCTTTGGTCACTTCTGTTCctgacattttacagttttcccCGTGTTGTTTCATGATAAGAAGAAGATCTTTACAACAGCTTTCATACTGTACGTCGCTGCATCGTCCAGAGGTGCAACAGTTCATCCAGGAGCAGTAAGTTCACTTTTTGCAACATACCTATGTGAGGATAACAGCAGTGTTTGGCTTCTGCTGAAGGATTCCAAACTGAGAAGAGGGGGACCTTAAAAGTGGTGAGGGGTTACTCCACCAGTGCTCAGTTTTCTTAACTATTTCCAGATGCAAGGCAGATTGAATCAAAAGATACActtgaattaaatatttaggagttttttatttaaatattttctcactgaaaatgaaatgtgccttttttccccctcattccCAGCTGGAGAACACCGATATatcagcagaaaacaaatccaCAGGCTGTTTATCGTCCTCCTGACCTCCAAGAATAACCCCAGCAGTTCTTATGTTGGTTGTAAATGAGGACAACTTTAGCAGAGGAAAGGATGTTTAATGTCAAGGGAAGAGCGAAGATGTAATGTAGTGAATTTCTGCTCTGGGGATTTGACCTTTTCCCTCTGACCCCACTGGGCGTGTACCAGCAGCAGCGTGGGAAAATGTTAGTTTCTTGTCGAATCATTCTTTTCTCATTCAAGCTGTTAAGTTTCATCTCCATTACCGTCATTATTGCGACCACATACCAGCTCTGATCAGGGGCCATGTCCTTGTGGGGGCTCATGAAGTTCCCTGCACAGATTTTATTAAGATAGAAAATTACTGAAATTGAGtaacatttacataaaaatataatttgctTCTATGTATTTGAATCATACCGAGTCTTAAATCTTGGGGGGTAATTGCAAttgaaaagagaaggaaaagggAAGCAAGGGAGGGCATGGTAGGCAGTAAAGGGCTCAGGGTACGATCTAACATTCTACCGGTGCAGAGATCTGAGTGACAGGGACGGCATTTCTTTGATTATGTTGTAATTGCTACATTTAAAAACGACAGATTAATTCCTAATGACAATAATCTGAATAATTCTGAAGCACTAATTTGAAAAGAGCTTCACTTTATCCATCTACAGCAGTAAAATCAACTTTAGTGTCAAAGAGAGGAAATATTCTATTATATAACACACTGTAGCAGTAAAGTGGTTTTACATTGGCATTACCACAACATAGTGTATAGATTTACTTTATTAGATTATTTTGACAATATGGTATTAGCACTATTACtgcaggaagggggggggtgactACTCCCTTCATCACTGGGTAAAACAAATCACTgccatcaaataaaaaatgcttttgATGGTAAAGTCAAGTGAAGAACAAAGAGATAGACATATGTTTGACCTGACCTCCTCACAAACCCCAGTCAACTATTTAAGAACTTTGTTTTAGTTAATCCAGATTAACATGATACTAGAATAGAGGCATCATATGACGACTATCTGTGCAGAGATCAAATCTGATGAGTCCTCAGGATGGACGCTTGATGATATCCATCAGGTTAGAGGGTCCGTCTAGGGGGAACCCTTGGGAGTTGAACTTTCACCTGCTGACTCAAGTGGACTACTGTTCCCTCACAAAAAGCCAGAGGGCCACTGAGATAGATGAGATTACATGCTGTTGATTTAGTGTTGATGATTTTAAGAGCTGAAGAGCAGTTAACTAAAACTGC contains:
- the rnf26 gene encoding E3 ubiquitin-protein ligase RNF26 gives rise to the protein MGLVHLVISSVGKCLDAVCLMLDVNFLIVHTVVQTILATITFVTSLPTLFLNLVMDCVDLLVFGLVSAAEATSDVAHGTVSVLWGLVLSVEGLLESLKMVGYLSIHVVLRGKEQLCRGLLSLLEGCGIAASLVVYLTNTVINFALIATQNVYVAVVNVCQMLSSPLQNVLELLLTSFTFLYSSLVGTSTFLWSPCKLVLDFVVSLVHMFISIFILNTHGLLLTVTIALITTAYLNPDQTRAIAVQVMQYINTFPALRRLYLTLHHLASTVWGAPDFMRGIMLNLPRILHQVYLLERGLMQQLSQLSSQLAWRTWFHGNRVRGDGHPGEEQRDPPDGRSGDTDHHEVPGLVPLSTSTARQRREESLSSSSGKGSKPMPTENLLNLLKEQEDRKKCVICQDISKTVVLLPCRHLCLCRDCTNILLRQPVYQQNCPLCRRMIFNTMDVYL